One Ignavibacteriota bacterium DNA segment encodes these proteins:
- the amt gene encoding ammonium transporter, producing the protein MDNKVLFDTLWVLVTAMLVFFMNLGFAMVESGMARMKNTVNILSKNFIVFAVSSIAFWVLGWGLMFGNGNGLIGWEGLFGISGADNSPATGDAYQGVYTALSWATVPLLAKFFFQLVFAGTAATIVSGAVAERVKYLSFILFSVILVAVIYPISGHWIWGGGWLASLGFWDFAGSTVVHSVGGWAALAGVIVLGPRIGKFRGGKVHPIPGHSMPLATIGVFVLWLGWFGFNPGSTMALDPEAIARICITTNSAAAAGLLSSTIVAWLMLGKPDLSMTINGCLAGLVAVTAGCAYVSVGSSLIIGTVAGVLVVFAVLAFDRWKLDDPVGALSVHLANGLFGTLAVGLFAEGHFMPNTTGDGLFFGGGTSLLVAQLTGMGAVAVFAFVISLIGWYLIKVTLGVRVSAEEELEGLDIGEHGMSAYPEFAAAPDRYSETTLPRGPASSHAR; encoded by the coding sequence ATGGATAACAAGGTTCTCTTTGATACTCTCTGGGTTCTTGTCACCGCTATGTTGGTGTTCTTCATGAATCTTGGCTTTGCCATGGTGGAATCAGGCATGGCCCGGATGAAGAACACCGTGAATATCCTGTCAAAGAACTTCATCGTCTTTGCCGTTTCCTCGATCGCCTTCTGGGTCCTCGGCTGGGGCCTGATGTTCGGGAATGGCAACGGACTGATCGGGTGGGAAGGGCTCTTCGGCATCTCCGGGGCCGACAACAGTCCCGCCACCGGTGATGCCTATCAGGGTGTCTACACCGCCCTGAGCTGGGCAACGGTCCCACTCCTGGCGAAGTTCTTCTTCCAACTCGTGTTCGCCGGAACGGCGGCCACCATCGTGTCGGGAGCGGTCGCCGAACGTGTGAAGTACCTCTCCTTCATTCTCTTTTCCGTGATCCTCGTGGCAGTGATCTATCCGATCTCCGGGCATTGGATCTGGGGAGGCGGATGGCTCGCATCCCTCGGCTTCTGGGATTTTGCGGGCTCCACCGTCGTCCATTCGGTAGGCGGGTGGGCTGCTCTGGCCGGCGTGATCGTGCTCGGGCCCCGCATCGGGAAGTTCCGTGGTGGGAAGGTGCACCCCATCCCGGGACACAGCATGCCCCTTGCCACCATCGGCGTCTTCGTTCTGTGGCTTGGGTGGTTTGGCTTCAACCCTGGCAGCACGATGGCTCTCGATCCGGAGGCGATCGCGAGGATCTGCATCACAACGAACAGCGCCGCAGCAGCCGGGTTACTCAGCTCGACGATCGTCGCATGGCTCATGCTGGGCAAGCCTGACCTGAGCATGACCATCAATGGTTGCCTCGCCGGCCTCGTCGCCGTCACCGCCGGATGCGCCTATGTGAGCGTGGGAAGCTCGCTGATCATCGGTACCGTGGCAGGTGTCCTCGTCGTCTTCGCCGTTCTCGCGTTCGACCGGTGGAAACTCGACGATCCCGTCGGTGCACTGTCCGTGCACCTTGCCAACGGTCTCTTCGGAACCCTGGCCGTGGGACTGTTCGCCGAAGGGCATTTCATGCCCAACACAACGGGAGATGGACTGTTCTTTGGTGGTGGCACGTCACTTCTGGTGGCCCAGCTCACCGGCATGGGCGCCGTGGCGGTCTTCGCGTTCGTCATCTCACTGATAGGTTGGTATCTCATCAAGGTCACTCTCGGGGTCCGCGTCTCCGCCGAAGAGGAACTCGAAGGTCTTGATATCGGTGAGCATGGCATGTCCGCCTACCCCGAGTTCGCTGCGGCTCCTGACCGCTATTCCGAAACGACCCTTCCGAGGGGACCGGCATCGTCGCATGCTCGATAG
- a CDS encoding porin, with the protein MHRLKRFKSVAWGIGISVLAFSVDLSAQEQPAAPAITTSGFVDVYFSKNLGKPAGNVNTYRNFDLVQNRFDVSLAEIVFQKAAAPIGFRIDADFGSTNDLVQGSSSSTLALLQQAYVTAVLPLGAGLTVDMGKFVTHMGYEVIESRDNWNYSRSFLFSWAIPYHHFGIRAAYPVLPMLTVTAHLSNGWNTLEDNNDAKTAGASLFFTPSDQITLAAGWIGGNEQPDSLNAGMRNVIDLTLIYRPTSSLSFAVNGDYGSESFAGSSVSWKGIALYGRYALSDASALALRTEIYDDTDGATTGTAMRLGELTATFEHLLLGGLLLRAEFRHDWSTVTVYEQSDGGAPVDHQSTIALGAVVSF; encoded by the coding sequence ATGCATCGTCTGAAACGCTTCAAGAGTGTCGCCTGGGGGATCGGGATATCCGTTCTGGCATTCTCTGTTGATCTTTCAGCTCAGGAGCAGCCCGCTGCACCGGCCATCACCACCTCCGGGTTCGTCGATGTCTATTTCAGCAAGAACCTGGGCAAGCCGGCAGGCAATGTGAACACGTACAGAAACTTTGACCTGGTGCAGAACCGGTTCGACGTCAGCCTCGCGGAGATCGTCTTCCAGAAAGCTGCTGCACCCATCGGTTTCAGGATCGATGCGGATTTCGGAAGCACGAATGACCTCGTGCAGGGATCCTCTTCCAGCACGCTCGCCCTGCTGCAGCAAGCGTACGTCACGGCGGTGCTCCCCCTGGGTGCAGGGCTGACCGTGGACATGGGCAAGTTCGTCACCCACATGGGGTATGAAGTGATCGAGTCGCGTGACAACTGGAACTATAGCCGGTCGTTCCTGTTCTCGTGGGCCATCCCGTATCACCACTTCGGGATCCGCGCCGCCTATCCCGTGCTTCCGATGCTCACCGTCACAGCCCACCTCTCCAATGGCTGGAATACTCTCGAAGACAACAACGACGCGAAGACCGCCGGGGCGAGCCTCTTCTTCACACCTTCGGACCAGATCACTCTGGCAGCCGGATGGATCGGCGGTAATGAGCAGCCGGATTCCCTCAACGCAGGAATGCGCAACGTCATCGATCTGACGCTGATCTACCGCCCTACGTCCAGTCTGTCGTTCGCCGTCAACGGGGACTATGGTTCGGAATCGTTCGCGGGAAGCTCCGTGTCGTGGAAAGGTATAGCGCTGTACGGCCGCTATGCTTTGTCGGATGCGAGCGCCCTCGCCCTGCGGACGGAAATCTATGACGACACCGACGGTGCAACGACGGGGACGGCGATGCGGCTTGGCGAACTGACCGCGACATTCGAACACCTTCTGCTGGGTGGACTCCTCCTCCGTGCGGAGTTCCGGCACGACTGGTCCACCGTGACCGTGTATGAGCAGAGTGACGGCGGCGCTCCCGTCGATCACCAGAGCACGATCGCTCTCGGGGCTGTGGTCAGCTTCTGA
- a CDS encoding P-II family nitrogen regulator → MKKIEAIIRPHKVEDVREALVELGVRGMTIIEVRGMGRQKGHTEVYRGSEYQIDFLPKIKLEVVVADRLVDGAIAAILKSAKTGNIGDGKVFVSTIDEAIRVRTEEVGESAL, encoded by the coding sequence ATGAAGAAGATCGAAGCAATTATCCGTCCTCACAAGGTAGAAGATGTCCGTGAGGCGCTGGTCGAACTCGGGGTCCGGGGGATGACCATCATAGAGGTCCGTGGTATGGGACGACAAAAGGGCCATACGGAAGTGTACCGCGGATCGGAGTACCAGATCGACTTCCTGCCAAAGATCAAGCTGGAGGTGGTCGTTGCCGACCGCCTCGTGGATGGGGCGATCGCGGCGATCCTCAAATCGGCCAAGACCGGGAACATCGGGGATGGGAAGGTATTCGTGAGTACCATCGATGAAGCGATCCGCGTCCGCACCGAAGAGGTTGGAGAAAGCGCGCTGTAG
- a CDS encoding phospholipase, with product MAPSRRAILFFLTSFAASTLALGQDIEIVETIPVGTALENPDIRDAKDVWVAMIDRAERTLDLEQFYVSNAPGSAMERVLLAIQRAATRGVRVRLLVDARMYKTYPETVDSLGRKPNIETRRLDFSTAGGGIQHAKYFIVDGSEVFVGSQNFDWRALEHIHELGLRVKSSAFARAYQDVFELDWDLAGGGDARFDGSRVIPHISCAVNTGDTALIRPTFSPRGWIPDSLLWDERAILGVIDGARSGLVLQFLAYGTHERKGGPYTVIDDAIRRAARRGVKVRMIVSDWMKGSASEADVKSLSKEPNVEVAFTCIPEWAGGYIPFARVEHCKFIVADTTGFWLGTSNCEKGYFYGSRNLGIVGANRTLAQRLAAIFEKSWQSPYKESVVDGTVYPPRVHGERAP from the coding sequence ATGGCACCATCCAGGCGAGCGATCCTGTTCTTCCTGACCTCTTTCGCTGCAAGTACCCTTGCGTTGGGGCAGGATATTGAGATCGTTGAGACTATTCCTGTGGGGACTGCGCTGGAGAATCCCGATATCCGTGATGCAAAGGATGTCTGGGTCGCCATGATCGACCGCGCGGAGCGGACGCTGGACCTCGAGCAGTTCTATGTGTCGAATGCACCTGGCAGTGCCATGGAGCGTGTGCTTCTGGCGATCCAGCGTGCTGCGACGCGGGGTGTACGCGTCCGCCTCCTGGTGGATGCGCGCATGTACAAGACCTATCCGGAAACCGTAGACTCGCTGGGAAGGAAACCGAACATCGAGACACGTCGCCTTGATTTCAGCACGGCGGGAGGAGGGATCCAGCATGCGAAGTACTTCATTGTGGACGGGAGCGAGGTGTTCGTCGGAAGTCAGAACTTTGATTGGCGCGCGCTCGAGCATATCCACGAACTGGGGTTGCGAGTGAAGAGCAGTGCGTTCGCACGGGCGTACCAGGATGTGTTCGAGCTCGACTGGGATCTGGCAGGGGGCGGGGATGCGCGCTTTGACGGTTCCCGGGTGATCCCTCACATCTCATGCGCAGTGAATACCGGCGATACGGCATTGATCCGTCCGACGTTCAGTCCGCGGGGGTGGATCCCGGACTCTCTGCTGTGGGATGAACGTGCGATTCTCGGGGTGATCGACGGCGCCCGAAGTGGTTTGGTGCTCCAGTTCCTCGCCTATGGCACGCATGAGAGGAAGGGAGGGCCGTATACCGTGATCGATGATGCGATCCGGCGGGCGGCGCGGCGGGGAGTGAAGGTGCGGATGATCGTGTCCGACTGGATGAAGGGCAGTGCTTCGGAAGCAGACGTGAAGAGCCTCAGCAAAGAGCCGAATGTCGAGGTTGCGTTCACATGTATCCCGGAATGGGCCGGCGGCTACATTCCGTTTGCCCGCGTGGAACACTGCAAGTTCATCGTGGCGGATACAACCGGGTTCTGGCTTGGCACGAGCAATTGTGAAAAGGGGTACTTCTATGGTTCCCGGAACCTGGGCATCGTTGGAGCCAACCGGACCCTTGCGCAGCGCCTCGCCGCGATATTCGAAAAGAGCTGGCAGAGCCCGTACAAAGAGTCTGTCGTTGACGGCACGGTGTATCCGCCCCGGGTACATGGCGAGCGGGCTCCCTGA
- a CDS encoding M6 family metalloprotease domain-containing protein, with the protein MPGIAKHLREARSVVHEQLLARPMIVRGNVEHRQLSGMPKASSTNATVKHVLVLCVKYPDMPSTETAVSYQSMINDDNWHSGVGGMSKYYEEVSYNALSIEADYQEWITAAHNFLYYADSDPNGSAHTQELVAQCLDSAEARGVDFSTYDNDGDGEVDGVFMIHAGPGAEEGNTDYIWSHAGGLGASSARTYDGVSIASFITMPELYDGGHVDIGVFSHEYGHMLGLPDTYDVDYATNGESSGLGAYCLMAGGSWGGNGDPERPVQMSAYCKALLGFVTPTEVAANGTISVPQVETNPVVYKIWLDENRSDEYVLIENRQKTGFDLNLRGSGLLMYHIDRNLADIWPASNSINVTNTHLGIKLYEADGDEDLANGTNNGDSGDPYPGASSNTALAGSSTPNSDLWSGTPSGVEITGISASAATMTADVVVPTYYGSSQQFFRQTTGSEYGNASTNTAYGMVKVVPTESGKILGVRVFSFRNRHSNITAQVFSTLSGSTLSGAISAAVSGASDVVDKFIALDFSPGVDVTAGVPVYVRIRYDRTSGGYVVPIDLNGPITGLSYYSSNGTSFTNLTAYDVLARVVLKNNNPLPVQLASFHASPGIDGVTLRWETASEIGNFGFQLERDTVRVAHVFTAVAGAFVPGHGTTLQPHTYSVVDGTARAGRWVYRLKQIDLDGTVHLSEHVEVDITTTDLQGEASLPMAFSLEQNFPNPFNPTTQITFSLPVNAEVRLAVYDVLGREVAVLATGTMNAGTYAVPFQASHLSSGAYFYALKAGTFTSLKRMLLVR; encoded by the coding sequence GTGCCGGGCATTGCGAAACATCTCCGGGAAGCCCGGTCGGTCGTCCATGAACAGCTCCTTGCGCGGCCCATGATCGTCCGCGGAAACGTGGAACACCGGCAGCTGAGCGGCATGCCGAAAGCGTCCTCGACCAACGCCACGGTGAAGCATGTGCTGGTTCTCTGCGTGAAATATCCCGATATGCCCTCGACCGAAACGGCCGTGAGCTACCAGTCGATGATCAATGACGACAACTGGCACAGTGGTGTTGGCGGCATGAGCAAGTACTATGAAGAGGTGTCGTACAACGCGCTCTCTATTGAGGCGGATTATCAGGAGTGGATCACTGCCGCCCACAATTTTCTGTATTACGCTGACAGCGATCCGAATGGCTCCGCTCACACGCAGGAACTCGTTGCCCAGTGCCTCGATTCCGCAGAGGCGCGGGGCGTCGATTTTTCGACCTATGACAACGACGGCGATGGTGAGGTCGATGGGGTGTTCATGATCCATGCGGGACCCGGAGCAGAAGAGGGGAATACCGACTACATCTGGTCGCATGCCGGCGGTCTTGGTGCATCCTCTGCACGCACATACGACGGCGTGAGCATCGCAAGCTTCATCACGATGCCGGAACTCTATGACGGTGGGCATGTGGACATCGGCGTTTTCAGCCATGAGTACGGTCATATGCTCGGACTGCCTGATACGTACGATGTTGACTACGCGACGAATGGCGAATCTTCGGGCCTCGGCGCTTACTGCCTCATGGCGGGTGGCAGCTGGGGTGGGAACGGAGACCCGGAACGTCCCGTGCAGATGTCGGCATACTGCAAAGCACTGCTCGGATTCGTGACCCCGACGGAAGTGGCGGCGAACGGAACGATCAGCGTTCCACAGGTGGAAACGAATCCCGTGGTGTACAAGATCTGGCTGGATGAAAACAGGTCCGACGAGTACGTGTTGATTGAGAATCGGCAGAAGACAGGCTTTGACCTGAATCTCCGCGGCTCGGGGTTGCTCATGTATCATATTGACCGGAATCTTGCGGATATCTGGCCTGCGTCCAATAGCATCAACGTGACCAATACGCACCTCGGCATCAAGCTCTACGAAGCAGATGGTGACGAGGACCTGGCGAATGGCACGAACAACGGCGACAGCGGCGATCCATATCCGGGGGCATCATCGAACACTGCGTTGGCCGGAAGCTCCACGCCGAACTCGGACCTCTGGAGCGGGACCCCGAGTGGCGTTGAGATCACCGGGATCTCTGCGTCGGCTGCCACCATGACGGCAGACGTTGTCGTCCCGACATACTATGGAAGTTCGCAGCAGTTCTTCCGCCAGACCACCGGAAGCGAGTACGGCAATGCATCGACGAACACGGCCTACGGGATGGTCAAGGTCGTGCCCACGGAATCGGGCAAGATCCTCGGTGTCCGCGTGTTCAGTTTTCGTAACCGTCACAGCAACATCACCGCGCAGGTCTTTTCAACCCTGTCGGGATCCACACTCTCAGGCGCGATCAGCGCGGCCGTATCGGGGGCCTCAGATGTGGTTGACAAGTTCATTGCGCTCGATTTTTCCCCCGGTGTTGATGTAACGGCCGGCGTGCCAGTGTATGTCCGCATTCGATACGACCGCACGTCCGGCGGGTATGTTGTGCCGATCGATCTCAATGGGCCGATCACAGGCCTGAGCTATTACTCTTCGAATGGCACATCCTTCACAAATCTGACGGCCTACGATGTGCTCGCCCGCGTGGTGTTGAAGAACAACAATCCACTCCCCGTGCAGCTTGCCTCCTTCCATGCCTCGCCCGGGATCGATGGCGTGACCCTCCGTTGGGAAACGGCATCGGAGATCGGCAACTTCGGGTTCCAACTTGAGCGTGATACCGTCCGTGTGGCACACGTATTCACGGCGGTAGCGGGGGCGTTCGTTCCTGGCCACGGAACGACGTTGCAGCCCCACACGTACAGCGTGGTGGATGGTACGGCACGGGCGGGTCGATGGGTGTACCGGCTGAAGCAGATCGACCTGGATGGCACGGTTCACCTGTCTGAACACGTCGAAGTCGACATCACGACGACGGATCTGCAGGGGGAGGCATCCCTCCCGATGGCGTTCTCCCTGGAGCAGAATTTCCCGAACCCCTTTAACCCCACGACGCAGATCACGTTCTCCTTGCCTGTGAACGCTGAGGTGCGGTTGGCGGTGTATGATGTGCTCGGGCGTGAGGTTGCGGTGCTTGCTACCGGCACCATGAACGCTGGCACATACGCTGTGCCGTTTCAAGCGTCGCACCTGTCCAGCGGGGCGTACTTCTATGCGCTGAAGGCCGGCACCTTCACGTCGTTGAAGAGGATGCTTCTGGTGCGATGA
- the pgl gene encoding 6-phosphogluconolactonase, whose amino-acid sequence MTIAQDREQLARCAAGKIRERIALAIAVRGICTVALAGGETPRRVYQILAGEEQRCAIPWDHVHLFFGDERMVPPDDPDSNYGMVHRELVSRIPILPGNVHRIRGEAAPADAAREYGVDLNAHFEGRPPRFDIVLLGVGQDGHTASLFPGTSALAEVTALAVSCFVPQLRSWRVTLTIPVFDNARDIVFLAAGEAKSSVIAKIMATGGPHRDLPASLIRPTQGRVEWLLDSDAASLLH is encoded by the coding sequence GTGACAATAGCCCAAGATCGTGAGCAGCTTGCGCGCTGCGCTGCAGGGAAGATCCGTGAACGGATCGCCCTGGCGATCGCCGTGCGGGGGATATGCACCGTTGCACTCGCCGGCGGTGAGACCCCACGCCGTGTGTATCAGATCCTGGCCGGTGAGGAGCAGCGGTGTGCGATCCCGTGGGATCACGTGCACCTTTTCTTTGGCGATGAGCGGATGGTTCCACCCGATGACCCCGACAGCAACTACGGGATGGTCCACCGCGAACTCGTGAGCAGGATCCCGATCCTTCCCGGGAACGTCCATCGTATCCGCGGGGAGGCGGCGCCGGCAGATGCCGCCCGGGAGTATGGGGTGGATCTGAACGCGCATTTCGAAGGGCGGCCGCCACGTTTTGACATCGTTCTGCTTGGCGTGGGTCAAGACGGTCATACGGCATCGCTGTTCCCTGGGACGAGCGCACTCGCGGAGGTAACGGCACTGGCGGTGAGCTGCTTCGTGCCACAGCTCAGGAGCTGGCGCGTGACGCTGACAATTCCCGTCTTCGACAACGCGCGTGACATCGTATTCCTGGCTGCGGGTGAGGCGAAGTCCTCCGTGATCGCGAAGATCATGGCGACCGGTGGGCCGCACCGGGATCTTCCTGCCTCACTGATCCGGCCCACACAGGGGAGGGTAGAGTGGCTGCTGGACAGTGACGCTGCATCCCTGCTTCATTGA
- the zwf gene encoding glucose-6-phosphate dehydrogenase, whose translation MKTSIVIFGASGDLASRKLIPALYMNFRKRRLPENTRIIGFSRHPFSDGSFREKMKEGLRAFEPGAFSEDVWHAFAGSLFYHQGDVERLNDYLSLAGKVNDADGEPANVLFYLAVAPQLYPVIVRKLDEARLLRAMGDKAYRRIVVEKPFGSDLASAQDLNRELGKVASEDQIYRIDHYLGKETVQNLLVFRFGNAIFEPLWNRNYIDHVQITVAETVGVGHRGGYYDQTGHFRDMFQNHLMQLLALVAMEPPAAVEANALRDEKVKVLGCVREIPEELSARMTVRGQYTGYRAEQGVDPQSSTETFAAVQLSLDNWRWHGVPFYLRSGKMLAEKSSGIVIAFRRPPMQMFDVLSGSTELITNHLSMAIQPNEGIRLRFMTKVPDGGMAMRAAEMDFDFRETFQNTPMPEAYERLLLDALNGDASLFARSDEIVLAWKLVDTIRRGWEGDAAPVLQSYEQGSWGPASAEHLLGRDGRWWVHDNGSPQSEGHGGRAS comes from the coding sequence ATGAAAACTTCGATCGTCATCTTTGGAGCATCCGGGGATCTCGCGTCACGGAAACTCATCCCCGCGCTGTATATGAATTTCCGCAAGAGACGTCTTCCGGAGAACACCCGGATCATCGGATTCTCCCGTCATCCGTTCTCGGATGGGTCGTTCCGCGAGAAGATGAAAGAGGGGCTGCGCGCCTTTGAACCAGGGGCCTTTTCGGAGGATGTGTGGCACGCATTCGCCGGATCGCTGTTCTACCATCAGGGTGATGTGGAAAGGCTCAACGACTACCTGAGTCTGGCCGGAAAGGTGAACGATGCCGACGGTGAACCGGCGAATGTATTGTTTTACCTGGCCGTCGCTCCGCAGCTGTATCCAGTCATCGTGCGCAAGCTGGATGAGGCGCGTCTGCTTCGGGCGATGGGCGACAAGGCATACAGGCGGATCGTCGTGGAAAAACCGTTCGGCAGTGACCTGGCATCGGCACAAGACCTCAATCGGGAGCTGGGGAAGGTCGCGAGCGAGGACCAGATCTATCGCATCGATCACTATCTCGGCAAGGAAACCGTCCAGAATCTCCTGGTGTTCCGTTTCGGCAACGCCATATTTGAGCCGCTCTGGAATCGGAATTACATCGATCATGTCCAGATCACCGTCGCCGAAACCGTCGGTGTCGGACATCGAGGGGGCTACTACGATCAGACCGGACATTTCCGCGACATGTTCCAGAATCACCTGATGCAGCTTCTCGCACTGGTGGCCATGGAGCCGCCGGCCGCGGTCGAAGCAAATGCACTGCGCGACGAAAAGGTGAAGGTACTCGGGTGTGTACGAGAGATCCCTGAAGAACTGTCGGCACGTATGACGGTCAGGGGACAATACACCGGCTACCGTGCCGAACAGGGGGTCGACCCGCAATCGTCCACCGAAACCTTCGCTGCGGTTCAGCTCTCCCTGGACAATTGGCGATGGCACGGGGTTCCGTTCTATCTCCGATCCGGGAAGATGCTGGCTGAGAAATCCTCCGGGATCGTGATCGCATTCCGGCGGCCACCCATGCAGATGTTCGATGTCCTCTCCGGGTCAACCGAACTCATCACGAACCATTTGAGCATGGCGATCCAGCCGAATGAGGGGATACGGCTGCGGTTCATGACGAAAGTGCCTGACGGCGGTATGGCGATGAGGGCGGCGGAGATGGATTTCGATTTCCGTGAGACATTTCAGAACACCCCCATGCCGGAGGCGTACGAGCGTCTGTTGCTGGATGCCTTGAATGGAGATGCGTCTCTGTTCGCGCGGAGTGATGAGATCGTTCTCGCATGGAAGCTTGTCGATACGATCCGGCGCGGATGGGAGGGCGATGCCGCTCCCGTGCTGCAATCGTATGAGCAGGGGTCCTGGGGTCCGGCTTCCGCGGAGCATTTACTTGGAAGGGACGGTCGGTGGTGGGTGCACGATAACGGATCGCCGCAGAGTGAAGGACACGGTGGACGCGCCTCATGA
- a CDS encoding glycosyltransferase translates to MTSIDDYATITGPAVIQDLHLLADHLQDIRIQNINSTAIGGGVAEILSRMVPLMRQLGLHVRWDVIKGDERFYVITKKIHNALHGVEVALSPEDMEYFLAVNRENAAELSFEDMVVVHDPQPVGLVERRSTAASKWIWRCHIDSSNPEMKTWSFLKPFVRRYDAAVFSAPAFGRVLLITQVLISPSIDPLSDKNKLLPDEAVQAVFERFGIDRSRPVITQISRFDFLKDPVGVIRAYAIAKRHVDCQLVLAGGGATDDPEGMTVLAQVREAAGDDKDIFILLLPPASDLEINALQRGSTIVLQKSLREGFGLTVAEALWKGKPVIASAVGGIPLQITHNHGGILTHSIEGTAHWIKRLLREPDHARHLGLNGREHIRENFLITRHIRDYLLLFVSLLHEGDTVYL, encoded by the coding sequence ATGACAAGCATTGACGATTACGCGACCATCACCGGTCCCGCGGTGATACAAGATCTCCACCTGCTGGCGGATCATCTCCAGGACATCAGGATCCAGAACATCAATTCCACGGCCATTGGTGGCGGCGTGGCGGAGATCCTCTCGCGCATGGTCCCGCTCATGCGCCAACTGGGACTTCACGTGCGATGGGATGTCATCAAAGGGGATGAGCGGTTCTATGTGATCACCAAGAAGATCCATAATGCTCTCCATGGCGTGGAGGTGGCTCTGAGCCCGGAGGACATGGAATACTTCCTTGCCGTCAATCGTGAGAATGCTGCCGAACTCTCCTTTGAGGATATGGTTGTCGTCCATGACCCACAGCCGGTCGGACTTGTCGAGCGGCGAAGCACCGCAGCGAGCAAATGGATCTGGAGGTGTCATATCGATTCGTCTAACCCCGAAATGAAGACCTGGTCATTCCTGAAGCCATTTGTCCGGCGGTACGATGCGGCGGTCTTTTCGGCTCCCGCCTTCGGCAGGGTTCTCCTGATCACCCAGGTGCTGATCTCTCCGTCGATCGATCCGCTCAGTGACAAGAATAAGCTTCTGCCGGACGAGGCGGTGCAGGCCGTGTTCGAGCGCTTTGGCATCGATCGATCGCGCCCCGTCATCACTCAGATCTCCAGGTTCGACTTTCTCAAGGACCCCGTCGGTGTGATCCGGGCGTATGCGATCGCCAAGCGACATGTGGACTGTCAGTTGGTCCTGGCGGGTGGAGGCGCAACGGATGACCCGGAAGGGATGACCGTTCTGGCACAGGTCCGGGAGGCCGCCGGGGATGACAAGGATATCTTCATCTTGCTCCTTCCCCCGGCCAGCGACCTGGAGATCAACGCCCTTCAGCGAGGATCCACGATCGTGCTTCAGAAATCGCTTCGGGAAGGCTTCGGCCTCACCGTTGCCGAGGCTCTCTGGAAGGGCAAGCCGGTCATCGCTTCCGCGGTGGGCGGCATCCCCCTCCAGATCACCCACAATCACGGCGGGATCCTCACACACTCCATCGAGGGTACGGCCCACTGGATCAAGCGGCTCCTCCGGGAGCCCGACCACGCCAGGCATCTCGGACTCAACGGACGGGAGCATATCCGGGAGAATTTCCTGATCACGCGTCATATCCGTGATTATCTCCTGCTGTTCGTCTCCCTGCTTCACGAAGGCGACACGGTGTATCTCTGA